The DNA segment GTAAATACCGTTAGTAGTGGTGCTGCAGTTAGGCTAGGTGCTACTCCTACTCTGGTCAATAACAACGCCGCTATTGATTTTTCTGTATACGCCGGTAACCCGGATATTTATGTATGGGCTGTGGGCGATTCTTTGCATCCAATTTACAACTCCAACAAAATGTTGGCTGTAGCAGACAGGGACATTTACACTTTGTTTTTAGGTGGTAGCAATGTAGCAAGAGAAGCTATTCTGGTTAAAGAGAACATACCGGTTCGCAGCGATAGTACTGCCGGAGTTAGGATAATTAACCTATCGCCAGGTAGCCCGGATATAAAGGTTACGCTATCCACTTCTGTGGGTGTAAGTGAATTTGGGAATATAGCTTATAAGCAATTAACTGAGTTTAAAAGTTATCCGGCATTAAGCACCAATACTGCTTATACTTTCCAGTTTAGAAATGCTGCAACTAATGCACTGATAAGCAGCATTACCATGAGTGGGGCCACATTGGCTGCTTTTGTACCCCGCTTTAGAAATGTGACCCTGGTATTAAGAGGGGTAGTTGGTGGCAGCCCTGCTGCAGGTGTAACCAGAGTTAACCACTATCCACTTTAAGCAATAAAATTAGATTATAAGTCATGAAAAATATTATCCGCAAATTAATACTCTCCGTTCCATTAACGTTCTGTTTTTGGTTGCTGTGCAACGTGGTTTTGGCACAGCAGGTAATCCCTTTGCCTGGGGAGGCTGGGCAAGCCATCACCGCCTACCTCCCTGCAAAGGAAAAAGCTACTGGTACTGCAGTACTGGTAATCCCTGGCGGGGGGTATAGTTTTTTGGCTACAGACACCGAGGGCACGCCTATTGCCAAGGCCTTTGCAGAACGTGGTATTGCTGCTTTTGTACTAAAGTATAGGTTGCCGGATAAGGACAGCACTGCGAACAAAAGCACTATTGCTTTACAAGATGCACAGCAGGCAATGAAGATGATTAAAGAAAAGGCAAAGGAATGGGGATATGATATGAACAGTGTAGGGGTGATAGGTTTTAGTGCTGGCGGGCATTTGGCAGCTACATTAGGCACACAGTTTAGCAAAAGCTTGATTGATAACCCCTCAAATATCAGCCTTCGGCCTGCTTTTATGATTTTAGTTTATCCGGTTATCAGTATGCAGGAGTCGTTGACACATATGGGATCGAGGATTAATTTGCTTGGTGATAAACCTACAGCTGAGCAGGTGAGCTGGTTTTCGGCAGAGCAAAATGTAAGCTGGCAAACTCCACCTACCTATCTGACGCATACCGCTGATGATGGGGTGGTGAGTGTACAAAACAGCATTGTGATGTACCAGGCATTGATTAAAGAAAAGATCAAAGCGGAACTGCATTTGTATCCTGAAGGCAATCATGGGTTTATACAAAGGTTGCCGGTATCGGAATGGATTGATCCGATGTTGTTGTTTATTAAAAAGTGTGGGTTTTGAGGCATGAAAAAGCGTGGCTTAGTAGTTGATGTAGCCTGTTTCTTATTTGTGTTGCTGTTTGTGTATGCTGCAGCGAGCAAAATGCTGGAGCTTGATAAATTTGAAACACAATTGGGACGATCACCAGTAATTACCCGTTTTTCTTCGATTTTGTTGTGGTTAGTGCCAGGGTTAGAAATTTTGCTGGCCTTGCTGATGTTTTGGTCGAAAACTAAACTGTTTGCTTTGTATGGCTCATTTAGCCTGATGGTTGCTTTTACAGCCTACATCATTGTGATACTGAATTTTAGTGAAAATATACCATGCTCGTGTGGGGGCATTTTGCAGGACATGACCTGGAGACAGCATCTGGTATTTAATGTAATTTTTGTTTTGATGGCGGTAGTGGCTGTATTGATTTATCCATCGAACAATAAAAATATTGTTGCGCAGCAATAGGGGGATGCCGAAAACCCTTTATCCGAGTAGGCCTTAATCTTTAAAACTTAAAAAATGAGATTTAAAAAGTTTTTCCTTTT comes from the Pedobacter heparinus DSM 2366 genome and includes:
- a CDS encoding DUF4397 domain-containing protein; translated protein: MKYLNVLIVAVLLLAACKKTEFKTTAMGSLKIVNTVSSGAAVRLGATPTLVNNNAAIDFSVYAGNPDIYVWAVGDSLHPIYNSNKMLAVADRDIYTLFLGGSNVAREAILVKENIPVRSDSTAGVRIINLSPGSPDIKVTLSTSVGVSEFGNIAYKQLTEFKSYPALSTNTAYTFQFRNAATNALISSITMSGATLAAFVPRFRNVTLVLRGVVGGSPAAGVTRVNHYPL
- a CDS encoding alpha/beta hydrolase yields the protein MKNIIRKLILSVPLTFCFWLLCNVVLAQQVIPLPGEAGQAITAYLPAKEKATGTAVLVIPGGGYSFLATDTEGTPIAKAFAERGIAAFVLKYRLPDKDSTANKSTIALQDAQQAMKMIKEKAKEWGYDMNSVGVIGFSAGGHLAATLGTQFSKSLIDNPSNISLRPAFMILVYPVISMQESLTHMGSRINLLGDKPTAEQVSWFSAEQNVSWQTPPTYLTHTADDGVVSVQNSIVMYQALIKEKIKAELHLYPEGNHGFIQRLPVSEWIDPMLLFIKKCGF
- a CDS encoding MauE/DoxX family redox-associated membrane protein, encoding MKKRGLVVDVACFLFVLLFVYAAASKMLELDKFETQLGRSPVITRFSSILLWLVPGLEILLALLMFWSKTKLFALYGSFSLMVAFTAYIIVILNFSENIPCSCGGILQDMTWRQHLVFNVIFVLMAVVAVLIYPSNNKNIVAQQ